The following coding sequences are from one Paenibacillus sp. JDR-2 window:
- the serS gene encoding serine--tRNA ligase, with protein sequence MLDIKWIRNNREEVQTVADRKGIAISISQLVEVDDARRRLQQEIEELRQERNQTIQEINLSIYSSDEKDVEQKKLRMKEINQRIASLETEQRAVQAEYADLMQIVPNIVSPDTPIGKSDQDNVEVRRFGEPPIFDFEIKDHVKLGELHQMINIPRGVKTAGSRNYYLTGAGAALHRAVQQLALDLLMARGFTLLEVPLMVRKEALFNTGFFPLGEDQTYRIDGGDKYLVGTSEVPLISFYDNEIVDASKPIRLAAASTCFRSEVGSAGKDVHGLYRVHQFSKVEQVIICEDSVEASEQMLQEITQNAEDLLQQLELPYRVMAVCTGDMSQKTYKQFDIETWMPSRQAFGETHSSSNLLDFQARRSNIRYRDAQGKLRFCHTLNNTAVASPRILIPLLETHQEEDGSIRIPEALRKYMNGMERLQL encoded by the coding sequence ATGCTAGACATCAAATGGATTAGAAACAACCGGGAAGAGGTACAAACGGTCGCAGACCGGAAAGGGATCGCAATCTCCATTTCGCAGCTTGTGGAAGTGGATGATGCGCGGCGTAGACTGCAGCAGGAAATTGAGGAGCTTCGCCAGGAACGGAATCAGACGATCCAGGAGATTAACCTCTCCATCTATAGCAGCGACGAGAAGGATGTGGAGCAGAAAAAGCTTCGCATGAAAGAAATAAACCAACGCATCGCCAGCCTGGAGACAGAGCAGAGAGCCGTTCAAGCCGAGTACGCGGACCTTATGCAGATTGTTCCGAACATCGTATCGCCGGACACGCCGATTGGAAAATCGGATCAGGATAATGTCGAGGTAAGAAGGTTTGGCGAGCCGCCGATCTTTGACTTTGAAATCAAGGATCATGTAAAGCTTGGCGAGCTTCACCAAATGATCAACATCCCCCGCGGGGTCAAAACGGCCGGCAGCCGCAACTATTATTTGACCGGAGCCGGAGCTGCCTTGCACCGTGCGGTACAGCAGCTTGCGCTTGATTTGCTTATGGCTAGAGGCTTCACCTTGCTGGAGGTACCGCTGATGGTGCGCAAGGAAGCACTATTTAATACTGGCTTCTTCCCGCTTGGGGAAGATCAGACGTACCGGATCGATGGCGGCGACAAATATCTGGTGGGCACATCGGAGGTTCCTCTTATCTCGTTCTACGATAATGAAATCGTTGATGCGAGCAAGCCGATTCGACTGGCAGCCGCCTCGACCTGCTTCCGCAGCGAGGTGGGCTCGGCGGGCAAGGATGTGCATGGCTTATACCGGGTTCATCAGTTCTCGAAGGTCGAGCAGGTCATTATTTGCGAAGACAGCGTAGAGGCATCGGAGCAGATGCTGCAAGAGATTACGCAAAATGCGGAGGATCTCCTGCAGCAGCTTGAGCTTCCTTATCGCGTTATGGCGGTATGCACGGGAGATATGTCGCAAAAAACCTATAAGCAATTCGACATCGAGACATGGATGCCAAGCCGCCAAGCTTTCGGCGAGACCCATTCGTCGTCGAATCTGCTCGACTTCCAGGCACGCCGCTCGAACATCCGTTACCGGGATGCCCAAGGAAAGCTACGATTTTGCCATACCCTTAATAACACGGCTGTCGCTTCGCCAAGGATCCTCATCCCTCTCCTGGAGACTCATCAGGAGGAGGACGGTTCGATCCGTATTCCGGAGGCATTGCGCAAGTACATGAACGGGATGGAGCGGCTCCAGCTGTGA
- a CDS encoding PAS domain S-box protein, which translates to MRSFTAKLNNAVSKVNILMVDDRPENLIALEAILASPNYRLYSAHSGEEALRHVLTTDFAVILLDVQMPGMNGFETASLIKMRERSKHVPIIFITAISQAAEHVKHGYSVGAIDYIFKPYHAETLKMKIEAFVQLYQYQEHIKLQNELLKVIGETSNDTIVTVDEAGIMQTLNPTAAKMFGYAPDKLAGRPIDEIVPALSSFFHAETNHGARVIETTALRKDTIPFPVDVQIGRASIVGQQLYVCSIRDVTDRKMMEEERFRKIFDTIPCLIALRSLKDKRYINVNESLLQAMGYEGNEVINQSADMLQYILDSDDKGAERHNPWQPARNVRIRYMTKTGDLRDGLLSSEVMQVHGEDCLLSVVTDISERVFLEKEITRLDRLNITGEMAAGIVHEIRNPMTTVRGFLQLSRNNPSKEYTDIMIEELDRVHNIVTEFLSVGAQAPTSRKSKQINTVIETLYPLIQSKALTGNHDIALDLGECPPIQLDEKEIRQLVLNLVLNGLDAMPSGGRLKIRTYSDTKQVVMEVKDQGGGIKEEFLAKLGTPFFSTKASGTGLGLSVCYGIAARHDAVIKVQTGEQGTTFFVHFKL; encoded by the coding sequence ATGAGAAGCTTTACCGCAAAGTTAAATAACGCCGTATCCAAAGTGAATATTCTAATGGTTGACGACCGTCCGGAAAATTTGATTGCTCTTGAAGCGATTCTGGCTTCCCCGAACTACAGGCTGTACTCCGCTCATTCCGGCGAGGAAGCGCTGCGTCATGTGCTGACGACAGACTTCGCCGTTATTTTGCTTGATGTTCAGATGCCAGGGATGAACGGCTTCGAAACCGCCAGCCTGATCAAGATGAGAGAGCGATCGAAGCATGTGCCCATTATCTTTATTACGGCAATCAGCCAGGCAGCAGAGCATGTTAAGCATGGCTATTCGGTGGGAGCGATCGATTATATTTTCAAGCCTTACCATGCCGAAACGTTAAAAATGAAAATCGAAGCTTTCGTCCAGCTCTATCAATACCAGGAGCATATCAAGCTGCAGAATGAACTTCTGAAGGTCATTGGCGAAACTTCGAACGATACCATTGTCACCGTTGATGAAGCAGGCATTATGCAAACCCTGAATCCCACGGCAGCCAAAATGTTTGGTTATGCTCCGGATAAGCTGGCGGGCCGTCCAATCGATGAGATCGTTCCGGCGCTGTCCTCCTTCTTTCATGCCGAGACGAATCACGGCGCAAGAGTAATCGAGACAACGGCGCTGCGCAAAGATACGATTCCTTTCCCCGTAGACGTTCAGATCGGAAGAGCAAGTATCGTGGGGCAGCAACTTTATGTCTGCTCGATCCGCGATGTAACCGACCGCAAGATGATGGAGGAGGAGCGGTTCCGCAAAATTTTTGACACGATCCCCTGCCTAATCGCCCTGAGATCATTAAAGGATAAGCGTTATATCAATGTGAACGAGAGCCTGTTGCAAGCGATGGGCTATGAAGGGAATGAAGTCATTAATCAATCGGCGGACATGCTTCAATATATTTTAGACTCAGACGACAAGGGGGCTGAACGTCATAATCCATGGCAGCCGGCGCGTAATGTCCGGATTCGGTACATGACGAAGACGGGCGATCTGCGGGACGGATTGCTCTCGAGCGAGGTAATGCAGGTTCATGGCGAGGACTGCCTGCTAAGCGTTGTAACGGATATTTCGGAGCGCGTGTTTTTGGAAAAGGAGATTACCCGTCTCGACCGGCTTAATATTACAGGAGAGATGGCTGCGGGTATCGTGCATGAAATCCGCAACCCGATGACGACCGTCCGGGGATTTCTTCAGCTGTCGAGAAACAATCCATCCAAGGAATATACCGACATTATGATTGAAGAGCTGGACCGGGTACATAACATTGTGACGGAGTTTCTATCCGTGGGCGCGCAGGCTCCAACCAGCCGCAAATCAAAGCAAATCAATACGGTAATCGAGACGCTGTACCCGCTCATTCAGTCGAAGGCGTTAACCGGCAATCATGATATTGCCCTCGATTTGGGAGAATGCCCGCCGATTCAGCTCGATGAGAAGGAGATTCGCCAGTTGGTGCTTAATCTCGTATTAAACGGATTGGATGCCATGCCTTCAGGCGGTCGTTTGAAAATCAGGACTTACTCGGATACCAAGCAGGTCGTTATGGAGGTCAAGGACCAAGGCGGCGGCATTAAGGAAGAGTTCCTGGCGAAGCTGGGAACGCCATTCTTCAGCACCAAGGCGAGCGGCACCGGCCTCGGTTTATCCGTCTGCTACGGCATTGCCGCTCGGCATGACGCCGTCATTAAGGTGCAGACCGGCGAGCAGGGCACGACGTTTTTTGTGCATTTTAAGTTGTAA
- a CDS encoding CheR family methyltransferase, whose amino-acid sequence MLTNEKEPIDEREQLEIELLLEALYRYYGVDFRNYVMPTIRRRVWNRIRAERLRTISGLQEKVLHDRQAFERLANDFSINVTELFRDPSFFKAFRDKVVPRLKDYPRIRIWHAGCSTGEEAYSMAILLHEEGLLEKTRIYATDMNEAVIEEAKLESFPLDRLASYAHNYAQSGGRKSIKEYVSVTSDRAEFRPFLGEKITFAQHNLAVDESFNEFHVIICRNVMIYFNSYLQNRVHELFYESLSPSGFLGLGHKESITFTSFTDCYKEMEANEKLYRKVK is encoded by the coding sequence ATGCTTACGAATGAGAAGGAACCGATAGATGAACGGGAGCAGCTGGAGATTGAACTGCTGCTGGAGGCGTTGTACCGGTATTACGGGGTGGATTTCCGGAACTATGTGATGCCGACGATCCGTCGAAGAGTATGGAATCGGATCCGGGCGGAACGTCTGAGGACGATTTCCGGCCTGCAGGAGAAGGTGCTGCATGACCGGCAGGCATTCGAGCGGCTGGCTAATGACTTTTCCATTAATGTTACCGAGCTGTTCCGCGACCCCAGCTTCTTCAAGGCATTCCGGGACAAGGTAGTTCCCCGGCTGAAGGATTATCCCCGCATCCGCATCTGGCATGCCGGCTGTTCAACCGGAGAAGAGGCCTATTCGATGGCGATCCTGCTGCATGAGGAAGGACTGCTGGAGAAGACAAGAATTTATGCGACCGATATGAACGAAGCGGTTATTGAGGAAGCCAAGCTGGAGTCCTTTCCGCTCGACCGCTTGGCCTCGTATGCCCATAATTACGCGCAGTCAGGCGGCAGGAAATCCATTAAGGAATACGTGTCGGTTACGAGCGACCGCGCGGAATTCCGTCCTTTTCTGGGGGAGAAGATTACGTTCGCCCAGCATAACCTGGCGGTAGACGAGTCCTTTAACGAGTTCCACGTCATTATTTGCCGCAATGTCATGATTTACTTTAACTCTTATTTGCAGAACCGCGTGCATGAATTGTTTTACGAGAGCTTGTCCCCTTCCGGCTTCCTTGGTCTGGGGCATAAGGAGAGCATAACTTTTACCAGCTTCACAGACTGTTACAAGGAGATGGAAGCAAATGAGAAGCTTTACCGCAAAGTTAAATAA
- a CDS encoding ATP-binding protein, with translation MRFTIRSKLLISFLSVAFFVAAVNITAYIYNDKLNQSFDNLIDQRVAVLNKATEIQYLAVQQTNSLRGYLLTEDPEFMEELRNSNTAMTGLIGEVEELIVRPEVKQSFQELATTDASFVRSSEELLANLEKNHDQAAALAYFKTTTLPLGEQLGPLSQKFVKYQQQLLEEDRTKNASMVDFVNALTAILTVITFLLTLLIGLLLSHRITSNLFKITSVITGFNHESKTSSNIPHIEVRSQDEIGDIARSFNEMAITLNKYSILEQEQRWLETNVADMATRFQGINNLESLAQLFITAITPLVDASYGVFYLKDGTGRRHQLNRLASYAYQHSAIGVDSFRNGEGLVGQAALESRTILLTNVPDNYIQITSGLGKASPASLLVMPVQFEGQVIAVMELASFGAFTPIQQSLLQQVSTHLGSVLSSLQGRMQVEQLLAESQVLTEELQTQSEELRGINEKLEEQNKNSEQKTRELEKTKTQLEEKARQLSLSSQYKSEFLANMSHELRTPLNSLLILSNILATNTEGNLNDHQVKYAYTIHQSGNDLLQLINDILDLAKVEAGKIDLVHGKVCLHEISEFAEQQFLPVARQKGLSFKTVVDADLPQTLYTDEQRLMQIIKNLLSNAFKFTERGEVKFHIHHAQSGSRAKGGIAFSIIDTGIGIPKEKQELIFQAFQQADGTTNRKYGGTGLGLSISINMAQLLGGAIHVTSVPGKGSVFTLTLPSEEASESALGPSVVQQESAAAVAQLTEPEGMMGTEGEDAGLDEAIWVGKKVLIVDDDMRNIYATTIALESKQVEVLFAENGLSCLKVLKEHPDVDLILMDIMLPEMDGYETMRALRQMPGFGTLPIIALTAKAMKDDKDKCLEAGASDYMSKPVKLEQLFARIHSWLSR, from the coding sequence ATGAGGTTTACGATTCGAAGCAAGCTGCTGATCAGCTTCTTATCCGTTGCTTTTTTTGTGGCCGCGGTGAACATAACCGCGTACATTTACAACGACAAACTGAATCAATCCTTCGATAATCTCATTGACCAGCGGGTAGCCGTCTTAAATAAGGCAACGGAGATTCAGTACCTGGCCGTACAGCAGACCAACAGCTTAAGAGGGTATCTGCTGACGGAGGATCCCGAGTTTATGGAGGAGCTGCGAAATTCAAATACCGCAATGACCGGACTTATCGGCGAGGTCGAGGAACTAATCGTCCGGCCGGAGGTCAAGCAATCCTTTCAGGAGCTGGCGACCACCGATGCTTCTTTTGTAAGAAGCTCTGAGGAGCTGCTGGCCAACCTGGAGAAGAATCATGATCAGGCGGCCGCCTTGGCATATTTTAAAACAACCACGCTCCCGTTAGGCGAGCAGTTAGGACCGCTCTCCCAGAAGTTTGTGAAATACCAGCAGCAGCTGCTGGAAGAGGACCGGACAAAGAACGCCTCCATGGTTGATTTCGTTAACGCCTTGACGGCTATTCTTACGGTTATTACCTTTCTGTTAACCCTGCTTATCGGACTCCTGCTATCACACCGCATCACGAGCAATCTCTTCAAAATTACGAGCGTTATTACCGGCTTTAATCATGAATCCAAAACATCCTCGAATATCCCGCATATTGAAGTTCGTTCCCAAGACGAGATCGGAGATATTGCCCGGTCCTTTAATGAAATGGCGATTACGCTGAACAAGTACTCCATTCTGGAGCAGGAGCAGCGCTGGCTCGAGACTAATGTTGCCGATATGGCGACCCGGTTCCAGGGCATTAATAACCTGGAGTCCCTGGCTCAGCTGTTTATTACGGCGATTACCCCGCTGGTTGATGCCAGTTATGGCGTGTTTTATCTGAAAGACGGCACGGGCCGGCGCCATCAGCTGAATAGATTGGCATCTTATGCGTACCAGCATTCGGCTATCGGAGTAGATTCCTTCAGGAACGGAGAAGGGCTTGTCGGACAAGCCGCCCTGGAGAGCCGCACCATTCTGCTGACCAATGTACCCGACAATTACATTCAAATCACATCCGGATTAGGGAAGGCGTCGCCTGCAAGCCTGCTCGTTATGCCGGTTCAGTTCGAAGGCCAGGTTATTGCCGTCATGGAATTAGCGTCGTTTGGCGCCTTTACTCCAATTCAGCAATCGCTGCTGCAGCAGGTATCCACTCACTTGGGAAGCGTGCTTAGCAGTCTGCAGGGACGCATGCAGGTCGAGCAGCTGCTGGCGGAATCGCAGGTGCTGACGGAAGAACTGCAGACCCAGTCGGAAGAACTGAGAGGCATTAACGAGAAGCTGGAGGAACAGAACAAAAATTCCGAGCAGAAGACACGAGAACTGGAGAAAACGAAGACCCAGCTGGAGGAGAAGGCCAGGCAGCTGTCGCTTAGCTCGCAGTACAAATCCGAGTTTCTGGCCAATATGTCTCATGAGCTTCGGACTCCGCTGAACAGTTTATTGATCTTGTCCAACATACTGGCCACCAATACCGAAGGCAACCTAAACGATCATCAAGTGAAATACGCCTATACCATTCACCAATCAGGCAATGACCTGCTGCAGCTGATTAACGATATTCTCGATTTGGCGAAGGTGGAAGCGGGCAAAATCGATCTCGTGCACGGTAAAGTCTGTCTTCATGAAATAAGTGAGTTCGCCGAGCAGCAATTCCTACCGGTAGCCCGTCAGAAGGGGCTTTCGTTTAAGACGGTAGTCGATGCCGATCTGCCGCAGACGCTATACACGGATGAACAGCGGTTAATGCAAATTATTAAAAACCTGCTCTCTAACGCCTTTAAATTTACCGAACGGGGCGAGGTAAAGTTTCATATTCACCATGCGCAGTCGGGATCGCGTGCAAAAGGAGGCATCGCCTTCTCTATTATCGATACGGGTATCGGCATTCCGAAAGAGAAGCAGGAGCTGATCTTCCAGGCTTTCCAGCAGGCGGACGGAACAACCAACCGGAAGTACGGCGGCACGGGACTTGGTCTCTCGATCAGCATTAATATGGCGCAGCTGCTGGGCGGCGCTATTCATGTAACCAGCGTGCCGGGTAAAGGAAGTGTATTCACGCTCACTCTTCCGAGTGAAGAGGCGTCCGAGAGCGCCCTCGGCCCATCCGTCGTTCAGCAGGAATCCGCCGCGGCCGTCGCCCAGCTGACCGAACCGGAAGGAATGATGGGGACGGAAGGCGAGGACGCCGGCTTGGATGAGGCGATCTGGGTAGGCAAAAAAGTATTGATTGTCGACGACGATATGAGGAACATTTACGCCACTACCATCGCCCTTGAGAGCAAGCAGGTAGAAGTGCTTTTTGCCGAGAACGGACTTTCGTGCTTAAAAGTGTTGAAGGAGCATCCGGACGTGGATCTTATCCTGATGGATATTATGCTGCCTGAAATGGATGGCTACGAGACTATGCGCGCGCTGCGGCAAATGCCAGGCTTTGGCACTCTTCCGATTATTGCTTTAACGGCCAAAGCGATGAAGGACGATAAGGACAAATGCCTCGAAGCGGGCGCGTCCGATTATATGAGCAAGCCCGTCAAGCTGGAGCAGCTGTTTGCCCGCATCCATTCTTGGCTGAGCAGATAG
- a CDS encoding circularly permuted type 2 ATP-grasp protein yields MAMLMMKDNMNQLFADYEHPAFYDEMFEGRGKGRVHYGTMLQRLAKMGLEELKSRDALMQEEMVTQGITFTLYSNNPEDSSRERTIPFDLLPRMITTEDWALLSQGLKQRVKALNLFIRDIYHEQSILSDGLIPSDMILNNPYYVPEMVGVDVPGGVYIPLSGIDIIRGQSGEYYVLEDNLRTPSGLSYVYKNRALMTSLFPELFFDYRIRSIDRGMNALLGSLRSLAPHSKPDPLVVLLTPGIYNSAYYDHCFLAQEMGIELVQGNDLIVKDRIVYMKSLQGLRQVDVIYRRIDDEFLDPQVFRKDSLLGVPGLMDAYLAGNVALANAPGTGIADDKAVYAFVPDMIRYYLKEEPILNNVPTYILTRPHEREYVLSRLSDMVVKERSLSGGYGMLIGPTATEEDIKAFAEKIARHPERYIAQPTIKLSCCPSLTDGRVGARHIDLRAFTFMGSDSSYVVPGGLTRVALQEGSLVVNSSQGGGTKDTWVLG; encoded by the coding sequence ATGGCCATGCTAATGATGAAGGATAACATGAACCAGCTCTTCGCTGATTACGAGCATCCGGCTTTTTACGATGAGATGTTCGAGGGGCGGGGAAAAGGCAGGGTTCACTACGGGACAATGCTGCAGCGGCTGGCCAAAATGGGGCTGGAAGAGTTAAAGTCCCGCGACGCTTTAATGCAGGAGGAAATGGTTACGCAAGGGATTACCTTTACTTTATATAGCAACAATCCCGAGGATTCCTCCCGGGAAAGAACGATTCCTTTCGACCTGCTGCCGAGAATGATCACTACCGAGGATTGGGCTCTTCTAAGCCAGGGTCTCAAGCAGCGGGTTAAAGCGTTAAACCTTTTTATACGGGATATCTATCATGAGCAGAGCATCCTGTCAGATGGGCTTATTCCAAGCGACATGATTCTGAACAACCCTTATTATGTGCCGGAGATGGTTGGCGTCGATGTTCCGGGCGGCGTATATATCCCTTTATCCGGCATCGATATTATCCGCGGTCAATCCGGTGAGTATTACGTACTCGAAGATAACCTGAGAACACCGTCCGGCCTGTCTTACGTCTATAAGAACCGCGCTTTAATGACAAGCTTGTTCCCGGAATTATTTTTCGATTATCGGATTCGCAGCATTGATCGCGGCATGAATGCTCTGCTTGGCAGTCTTCGCAGCCTGGCTCCCCATTCCAAGCCCGACCCTCTTGTTGTCCTGCTGACCCCCGGCATTTATAACTCCGCCTATTATGATCACTGCTTCCTGGCGCAGGAAATGGGGATCGAGCTAGTTCAAGGCAATGATCTAATCGTGAAGGACCGAATCGTATATATGAAAAGCCTCCAGGGACTCCGGCAAGTGGATGTCATTTACCGGCGTATCGATGACGAGTTTCTCGATCCGCAGGTATTCCGCAAAGACTCCTTGCTTGGCGTGCCAGGCCTAATGGACGCGTACCTTGCCGGCAATGTCGCGCTGGCCAATGCTCCGGGAACCGGAATTGCCGACGATAAAGCGGTATATGCCTTCGTGCCCGATATGATCCGCTACTACCTGAAGGAAGAGCCCATTCTGAATAACGTTCCGACCTATATCCTGACACGGCCCCATGAACGAGAATATGTCCTGTCCCGCCTCTCCGATATGGTTGTCAAAGAGCGGTCCTTGTCGGGCGGGTACGGCATGCTGATCGGCCCTACGGCTACGGAAGAAGACATTAAAGCTTTCGCGGAGAAAATCGCCCGGCATCCGGAGCGCTATATCGCTCAGCCTACGATAAAGCTGTCCTGCTGCCCTTCGCTGACTGACGGCCGCGTCGGTGCCCGGCACATCGATTTGCGTGCTTTTACGTTTATGGGCTCCGATTCTTCTTATGTGGTCCCGGGAGGATTGACCCGCGTCGCCCTTCAGGAAGGCTCGCTTGTCGTGAATTCCTCGCAAGGCGGCGGAACAAAGGATACATGGGTGCTAGGGTAA